AAATAGGGAGTCCAAGGTAGATGAATGGAAACTCCCCCAACTTGCAGTTTAACTGGTCAGCTACACGTTGCTGTCGATCCGGTGATCTCCCCATGACGATCACCTCGGATTTGTGATAGTTGATTTTAAGGCCTGACATGTCCTCGAAGCACATGAGGATGAACTTGAGGTTAATCAGTTGCTGCTCATCATCCTGGATCATGATAATGGTGTCGTCCGCGTATTGAAGATGAGTAATTCCCCCCGGAATCAAGTGGGGCACCACACCCGCTATGTGGCCGGCAGCGTTGGCCTTAGTCAAAATGATCGAGAGAGCTTCTGCCATGAAGTTGAAGAGAAGGGGAGAGAGCGGGTCCCCTTGCCGTACTCCCCTCTTATTCCTGAAGAAGGGGCCGATTTcgccattgatggagatagcagtcTGTCCACCAGAAACCAGCTGCATGATCCGATGCACAGCCCCGGAATCAAAACCTTTACATCTAAGGACCTCCCTGAGGAAATCCCAGTTCACCCTGTCATAGGCCTTCTCAAAGTCAAGCTTCAGCAGGACACAAGCCTCCCTTCTGGCTTTAACCTCATGTACCACCTCATGGAGAGCCAAAACCCCATCCAAAATGAACCTGCCTTTGATGAACGCAGATTGGTTCGGGCTAATCACCCTGTTAGCGATTGGATCCAACTTGCAGGCCATAGCTTTTGAGACCATCTTGAAGATCACGTTGATGAGCGCAATAGGGCGAAACTGAGTGATGCGGTCAGCACCCTGGACCTTAGGGATTAGAGACAGGACCCCGAAGTTGAGCCTGGAGATGTCGATCCTTCCCAAGAGGAAGTCATTAACGATGTGCAGGACTCCCATCCTGAGCAGGGGCCAAAATTTCTTGAAGAACTGGATGGGGAGGCCATCTGGACCTGGAGCCGTGTCAGATTTCATATCCTGAACCAGATCGTCCAGTTCAGACTGAGTGAGAGTGCGCAGAATATCCTCGTTCTCCTGAGGGGAGACTCTAGCCGCCGGCACCCAGGCCCCTGGGTCCAGGGAGCACACCCTTGTGTCACTAGAACCCAGGAGCCGGCGGTAGAAATCGTATATGTGTTCCTGGATCTGTCTCTTGTCCGTAATCGGGCCATCGTCCGTCAAAAGTCTCAGAATACAGCATTTCCTACGCCTTCCGTTAGCGACCGCATGAAAATATGCCGTGTTGGAGTCCCCCTGGAGCATCCATCTAACTCTCCCCCTCTGTCTCCAGTACTCTTCTTCTACTCTAAAAATGGCAAGGATTTGGTCTTCAAGGTGATAGCGGAATGCCCATTCCTCACCATCCAGCCCCACTGAATCAGCTTTGTCATCCAGGCTTTTGATCTGTTGAAGGAGCGCCGCCTTGGCGGCGTTAGCCTCGGCTTTACGGTTAGCATTCCAGCCCTTGAGTTTTTTCCGCACGCCACTACTCATGAAGCTCCACCAGTCGAGGACATCCCTTCCTCGCACCTTGGCAGCCAGGTCACCCCAAATAGCAGCAAACATATCAGCGAACAGCGGTAGCACAAACCAACCCGATTCAAAGAAGAATCTGTTACTGGTGCATTGAATATCTTGTCCCGAATCAAGGATCAGGGGAGTATGGTCAGAACCCAAACTGGTTTCGGCCATCAAGGAGCACAGCGGGAAGTGAGTGTCAACTCAGGTGCGATGAGGACCCTATCCAACACACACCTAACCGGATTAAGGCGCTTGTTCGTCCAAGTGTAACGCGCCCCTGTGCGCGGAATCTCCCTTAGACCCCAGCTAGCAATGCTGTCATTAAACGCTTCCATTCTTGCCCAGTTAATTCTGTCATTGTTTTTATCTGCTGCATCCCGCAACAGATTGAAATCCCCACCCATGAGAACAGGGAGATCCGACGCTGCCACCTTATCTGAGATTTCCTGGAGGAACTGTTGAGTAAACGCATGATCTGCTGGCCCGTACACTCCTATGATCTCAAACTTGAAGTTGTCCGCTCTGCACAGGATAGATGCACTGATGAAAAATTGACCCAGAGAAACTCTCCCCACGTCAAAAACGCTGTCTCTGAGCCCCAGGAGCATCCCGCCCGAGTGTCCGCTTGCCGGCAGCCAGCACCAAAAAAATTTCTCCCCCACCTCAAGGCTTCTAAGTTCCTGGTACGTGAAATCCTGCTTGATAGTTTCTTGTAGGCAAACCAGGTCGATCTTGTGAATACGGAGGTAGTCTTTAAGAAGGGTTCGGCGCCCCCGCCGCCCGAAACCCCTGATGTTCCAGAAGAGTGCTCTCATTGGGGACCACACTTGCGACCCGTGCTTGGCGGGTTAGCACTCTCGTTCCGACAACAGCAGATTTCTTGCATACCTTCTTCTTCCTCACAGCAAGGGCCCCTTTCTTCTTACTTCCCCAAACACTCAATCCGACGTTGTTAGGGATCGCTTTAGGGGATGCGGCTGGAGATATTCTAACTAATTAAAGCGGAAATAGATAATACTACTACTCCTACCCTGCTATGAATTTTGTCCGTCAAGCAAAAACAATCAACCCCACGGGCCACGGCGCCATTATAATATTGACCGGTGGAGTGCACGGTAACATCAAATAACTAGTGCTCCATGGGTCGAGTAgcagtttttttttttcaaaGCAATTGTCGCCGGCAACTAACTAACTGTTTCGTCGGTGTACTCTGGTTGACCTTCTTTGTTTTGGATAACGAACTGGCGTTGGCGGGTACACAACTGGAACGCCACccacaaaagaaaaataaaataccgGGACTAGCTCGAGATAAGTTGAGAACCATTGTGCTTGTATGATTAGAAGGCCAGTGACACATTTAGCCTACTACAGATCAAATCATTGGTTTAATGCATTGCTGTCTCGTTTAAAATGCGAAATATTCTTTCGGCGAGAGGCACATAGCAAGATGTCCATAGTGACTTCGTGATCTCAAAACCCACTCAATCAGTTTACACACTCGGTATGTCGAAGTTCGCTGGCAAAAGTGAAGTCAGTTTAATTTGCCGGCTGGTCCTTGTTGATCCCGTGTACCATCACCTTAGCTTAAACAAACAACTGCAAAAAGAACTCGACGTGTGTGAAGCGCACCGGGCAGCCATGTGGCCCGTGGTAGGAAGTGAACCTACGATATCGTAGTATTTAGTAAAGAACTCATCTTCCAAGAATATCTATCTAGATATGTTGATGGTAATAAAGTAGGAGAATATATGAAAGCACTCATATATGTATGACACTTAGACGTGCGAGTTCTTTAGATATTATACCCTTAAAGAGTAAACTTATTTGATCTTATCTAAAAAGTAAAAATTATTTAAAAAAGAAAATAATTTTAATTTCCATGCTTGATTCAGATTTtcaaaaaaatataaacaaaTGTATAAGTTGGGCTACATTTTTGTCCCATCCAGAATGAGTGATGTGCTCTGATATTGTCCTAATAAATTAGATTATCACGACATGTACAATTATGCGCATGTTTCCCGACCTATATAATTAAGTATACCGATCAGAGGAGTTCAAATATATATAAATATATGTGTTACAAACTATTAAATTTATTCATGTGTAAATCACCAAAGGAAAGTGAGCGATAAGTTCAAATTTTAGTATATACGAGGAAAAGAGCTATGGTTTGGAAGGGTTTTGGAGGAAGCGGCGACAACAATAGGGTGTGATGAGGAGAACGGGTACTGACGCCTTTGTATAGCACGAGAACCAATGTGGATATCAAATGGAGTTGGGTTAGATTTAGCATTAGTATTTCTTTGATCACTATTAGTTGGTTTAGCGGGTGGCTCGAGTGCAATACAAATTGTTCTTCAAGAGAGTTTAGCCAATTAGATATTTCTATAAGTATACTTTTGGTAATAGTATACGGGTGGATGGAAGATGATTGTGCATTTAACAATTATTTATATTTGACAAAACAATGCCCTCTACATATATATAGATGAATGTTCGTTGATCTCAGACTTTAGAATTAGGTCTCATCACGATCACACTAACGAGATAATATCAGTGGTGCTGATTAATCTGGTGTCTCTATTCTATTTTAGGCACTCGTATTTTGCACTTAGTATATAACAGAATAGATACCTGATGGCCAACTCAACTAAGAATTTACGAACATAGGTGCTGTCCAATAACATTAATGATTGATTAATGGTTCAATGTTCATTTGTTCAATATTAAATCTTTTGAAATACCAAGACGACAAACACGTGGAGATTCAATTCGAGTTGGTTGTTTTGTACGGCTAATTGATCGGTAACTAGCGAACCACTAGACCACGGTTGAACCACAATCTAATGCTACAAAATTGTTGCTGCCTTCAACAGATAAATTATCGGGTCTATGTTGGATGCACAAACTCGTCCCGGAGCTTGATGGCTCAGGCTTGCATTGCCATCTTTTCGTCCCAGAGTCGCAGATTGGTCCGTGAAATGTTTGCGGCGTTGCAAAACAGCGTGGAGGAAGCAGAAAAACCCTGCAGGATTGGTACGGATCATTCATCTCAAGGAAGCAAGCAATCGGCACTTCAGCGGGCCGACTTAATCTTACACGTACAACAAATATGGCAGATtcgttttcgcaaaaaaaaaaaaaaaaaaaaaaaggcagaTCGCAACCGTAAAGAAAAATACCGATGGAGGGCAGCGGTATATCCGGTTTTATGAAATACTGAAAATATCGGCCAAATACCTCCTGCGATTTGATAAATAAATTAATACATTCGTCCGAAATTCTCTAAAATTGTGCAATTATGTTAGCACGGGTATTTTTTTTTGTTCCTATTGCAGTTTTCCGACGGTAACGGAAAAAGCGATTTCCGACAAAATTTCGGAAATTTCATGATCATAGCACTGGCGTAAGAGTCTGAGAGCGATCAATTGTACGGATGGGCCGGCGAAGCA
This Lolium perenne isolate Kyuss_39 chromosome 1, Kyuss_2.0, whole genome shotgun sequence DNA region includes the following protein-coding sequences:
- the LOC139834952 gene encoding uncharacterized protein is translated as MRALFWNIRGFGRRGRRTLLKDYLRIHKIDLVCLQETIKQDFTYQELRSLEVGEKFFWCWLPASGHSGGMLLGLRDSVFDVGRVSLGQFFISASILCRADNFKFEIIGVYGPADHAFTQQFLQEISDKVAASDLPVLMGGDFNLLRDAADKNNDRINWARMEAFNDSIASWGLREIPRTGARYTWTNKRLNPVRCVLDRVLIAPELTLTSRCAP